The proteins below are encoded in one region of Thunnus maccoyii chromosome 24, fThuMac1.1, whole genome shotgun sequence:
- the LOC121892410 gene encoding NLR family CARD domain-containing protein 3-like, protein MEKPMELELLEVLEDLANEQLKYFQWFLQKEALLDGFEAIKKSQLEDADRLKTVDLMVQKYSENSLMVMRMVLKKITKNEGTLVKCQHTFKTKLKKRFHRVFEGIPKPGQSVLLNQIYTELYITEGGTAEVNDKHEVRQIETTSRKPDGPETTVRQKDIFKASPGRDEPIRTMITKGVAGIGKTVLTQKFTLDWAEGKANQDIHFTFPFTFRELNVLKEKKYSLVELVHHFFTETKEAGICRFEEFQVVFIFDGLDECRLPLDFHNNEILTDVTESTSVDVLLTNLIRGRLLPSAHLWITTRPAAANHIPPECVDMVTEVRGFTDPQKEEYFRKRFRDEKWASRIISHIKTSQSLHIMCHIPVFCWITATVLEWTMKSSESGELPETLTEMYLRLVMLQSKLKNVKYDGGTETDPIWGPESRKMIESLGKLAFEQLQNGNLIFYESDLIECGIDIRAASVYSGVFTQVFKEEECGMFPETVFCFIHLSVQEFLAALHVHLTFINSGDNLLAEEQTTSWWSEVFGNKSTRFYQSAVDKALQSRNGHLDLFLRFLLGLSLQINQSLLRGLLTHTGSSSQTNQKTVEYIKKKISENLSAERSINLLHCLNELNDGSLVEEIQQYLSSGSLFTDKLSPAQWSALVFILLSSEKDLDVFDLKKYSASEEALLKLLPVVKASNKALLSGCNLSERSCAALSSVLSSQSSSLRELDLSNNNLQDSGVKLLSAGLESPCCTLETLRLSGCNISERSCEALSSVLSSQPSSLRELDLSNNNLQDSGVKLLSVGLESPHCTLKTLRLSLCNLSERSCAALSSVLSSQSSSLRELDLSNNNLQDSGVRLLSAGLESPHCKLKTLSLSGCLITEEGCASLASARSSNPSHLRELDLSYNHTGESGEKLLSPGLEDPHWKLDTLRLKPSGVRWLTPGLRKYFCELTLDPNTANRELKLSDNNRKVTYVWEEQSYPDHPDRFDFCSQLLCRNDLTGRCYWEVEWRGNVSLSVTYRGISRRGDSDDCVFGKNDQSWNLNCSNSRYSVCYNNRITFIPSSSSSSVTNRVAVYVDCPAGTLSFYRVSSDTLIQLHTFNTTFTQALYAGFGFWPDWSESSVSLCSL, encoded by the exons ATGGAGAAGCCTATGGAGCTGGAGTTGCTGGAAGTGTTGGAGGATTTGGCAAATGAGCAGCTGAAATACTTCCAGTGGTTCCTGCAGAAGGAAGCATTACTGGATGGATTTGAAGCCATTAAAAAGAGCCAACTGGAGGATGCAGACAGGCTGAAGACAGTGGATCTGATGGTGCAAAAGTACAGTGAAAACTCTCTGATGGTGATGAGGATGGTTTTAAAGAAGATTACCAAGAATGAAG GGACTCTTGTCAAATGTCAACACACATTCAAAACCAAGCTGAAGAAAAGGTTTCACAGAGTGTTTGAAGGAATTCCAAAACCAGGACAGTCGGTTcttctgaatcagatctacacagagctctacatcacagagggagggaccGCAGAGGTCAATGAtaaacatgaggtcagacagattgaaacaacATCCAGGAAACCAGACGGACCagaaacaacagtcagacaaaaagacatctttaaagcctcacctggaagagatgaaccaatcagGACCATGATtacaaagggagtggctggcattgggaaaacagtcttaacacagaagttcactctggactgggctgagggcaaagccaaccaggacatacacttcacatttccattcactttcagagagctgaatgtgctgaaagagaaaaagtacagcttggtggaacttgttcatcacttctttactgaaaccaaagaagcaggaatctgcaggtttgaagagttccaggttgtgttcatctttgacggtctggatgagtgtcgacttcctctggacttccacaacaatgagatcctgactgatgttacagagtccacctcagtagatgtgctgctgacaaacctcatcagggggagactgcttccctctgctcacctctggataaccacacgacctgcagcagccaatcacatccctcctgagtgtgttgacatggtgacagaggtcagagggttcactgacccacagaaggaggagtacttcaggaagagattcagagatgagaAGTGGGCCAGCAgaatcatctcccacatcaagacatcacaaagcctccacatcatgtgccacatcccagtcttctgctggatcactgctacagttctggagtGGACCATGAAGAGCAGTGAGAGTGGAGAACTGCCTGAGACCCTGACAGAGATGTACCTCCGCCTTGTGATGCTTCAGTCCAAACTTAAGAATgtcaagtatgatggaggaACTGAGACAGATCCAATCTGGGgtccagagagcaggaagatgattgagtctctgggaaaactggcttttgagcagctgcagaatggaaacctgatcttctatgaatcagacctgatAGAGTGTGGCATTgatatcagagcagcctcagtgtactcaggagtgttcacacaggtctttaaagaggaagaatgtgggatgtttccagaaacagtgttctgcttcatccatctgagtgttcaggagtttctggctgctcttcatgtccatctgacattcatcaactctGGAGACAATCTGCTGgcagaagaacaaacaacatcctgGTGGTCTGAAGTGTTCGGAAACAAATCAACGCGTTTCTACCAGAGTGCTGTGGATAAGGCCTTACAGAGTCGaaatggacacctggacttgttcctccgcttcctcctgggtctttcactgcagaTCAATCAGAGTCTCCTACGAGGTCTGCTGACACATACAGGAAGTAGctcacagaccaatcagaaAACGGTTGAGTACATCAAAAAGAAGATCAGTGAgaatctgtctgcagagagaagcatcaatctgctccactgtctgaatgaactgaatgatggttctctagtggaggagatccaacagtACCTGAGTTCAGGAAGTCTCTTcacagataaactgtctcctgctcagtggtcagctctggtcttcatcttactgtcatcagaaaaagatctggatgtgtttgacctgaagaaatactctgcatcagaggaggctcttctgaagctgctgccagtggtcaaagcctcCAACAAAGCTCT GCTGAGtggctgtaacctctcagagagaagctgtgcagcactgtcctcagttctcagctcccagtcctctagtctgagagagcttgacttgagtaacaacaacctgcaggattctggagtgaagctgctgtctgctggactggagagtccatgctgtacactggaaactctcag GCTGAGTGGCTGTAAcatctcagagagaagctgtgaagctctgtcctcagttctcagctcccagccctctagtctgagagagctggatctcagtaacaacaacctgcaggattcaggagtgaagctgctgtctgttgGGCTGGAGAGTCCGCACTGTACATTGAAAACTCTCAG GCTGAGTTTGTGTAatctctcagagagaagctgtgcagcactgtcctcagttctcagctcccagtcctctagtctgagagagcttgacttgagtaacaacaacctgcaggattcaggagtgaggctgctgtctgctggactggaaaGTCCACACTGTAAACTGAAAACTCTCAG cctgtcaggatgtctgatcacagaggaaggctgtgcttctctggcctcagctcggagctccaacccctcccatctgagagagcttgacctgAGCTACAATCATACAGGAGAGtcaggagagaagctgctgtctcCTGGACTTGAGGATCCACACTGGAAATtagacactctcag GCTGAAGCCTTCTGGAGTCCGATGGTTGACACCAGGTCTgaggaagt ATTTCTGTGaactcacactggatccaaacacagcaaacagagagctcaaactgtctgacaacaacaggaaggtgacataTGTGTGGGAGGAGCAGTCATATCCggatcatccagacagatttgactTCTGttctcagctgctgtgtagaaatgatctgactggtcgctgttactgggaggttgAGTGGAGAGGAAATGTTTCTTTATCAGTGACTTACAGAGGAATAAGCAGGAGAGGAGACAgtgatgactgtgtgtttggaaAGAATGATCAGTCCTGGAATCTGAATTGCTCAAATAGTcgttactctgtctgttacaATAACAGAATTACATTcatcccctcttcctcctcctcctctgtcactaacagagtagcagtgtatgtggactgtcctgctggcactctgtccttctacagagtctcctctgacacactgatccaactccacaccttcaacaccacatttACTCAGGCTCTGTATGCTGGGTTTGGGTTCTGGCCTGACTGGTCTGAATCCtcagtctctctgtgttctctgtag